A part of Miscanthus floridulus cultivar M001 chromosome 6, ASM1932011v1, whole genome shotgun sequence genomic DNA contains:
- the LOC136456864 gene encoding coronatine-insensitive protein homolog 1a-like, which yields MGGEVAEPGRLSRALSFGCGAVPEEALHLVFGYVDDPRDREAASLVCRRWHRIDALSRKHVTVGFCYAVEPARLLARFSRLESLALKGRPRAAMYGLIPEDFGAYAAPWVAQLAAPLDCLKALHLRRMTVTDEDIAVLVRARGHMLQVLKLDKCSGFSTDALRLVARSCRSLRTLFLEECTIADEGSEWLHELAVNNSVLVTLNFYMTELKVEPADLELLAKNCKSLISLKMSECDLSDLIGFLQTSKGLQEFAGGAFFEVGEYTKYEKVKFPPRLCFLGGLTFMGKNEMPVIFPYSAMLKKLDLQYTFLTTEDHCQLIAKCPNLLVLEVRNVIGDRGLEVVADTCKKLRRLRIERGDDEPGQEEQGGVSQIGLTAVAVGCRELEYIAAYVSDITNGALESIGTFCKNLYDFRLVLLDKQKKIADMPLDNGVRALLRNCTKLRRFAFYLRPGGLSDVGLGYIGLYSGNIQYMLLGNVGESDNGLIQFAMGCTNLRKLELRSCCFSERALAVAVLQMPSLRYIWVQGYRASETGQDLMLMARPYWNIEFAPPCPESTYRVMADGQPCVDTHAQVLAYYSLAGRRPDCPQWLVTLHPA from the exons ATGGGCGGCGAGGTGGCGGAGCCGGGCCGGCTGAGCCGCGCGCTCAGCTTCGGCTGCGGCGCCGTCCCCGAGGAGGCGCTGCACCTCGTGTTCGGCTACGTGGACGACCCGCGCGACCGGGAGGCGGCCTCGCTCGTGTGCCGCCGCTGGCACCGCATCGACGCGCTCTCGCGCAAGCACGTCACCGTCGGCTTCTGCTACGCCGTGGAGCCCGCGCGGCTGCTCGCCCGGTTCTCGCGGCTCGAGTCGCTCGCGCTCAAGGGGAGGCCCCGCGCCGCCATGTACGGGCTCATCCCCGAGGACTTCGGCGCCTACGCGGCGCCCTGGGTCGCCCAGCTCGCCGCGCCGCTCGACTGCCTCAAGGCGCTCCACCTGCGCCGCATGACCGTCACCGACGAGGACATTGCCGTGCTCGTCCGCGCGCGCGGCCACATGCTACAGGTGCTCAAGCTCGACAAGTGCTCCGGCTTCTCAACGGACGCCCTCCGCCTCGTCGCCCGCTCCTGCAG ATCTCTGAGAACTTTGTTCCTGGAAGAATGCACAATTGCCGATGAAGGGAGTGAATGGCTCCATGAACTCGCTGTCAACAATTCTGTTCTGGTGACACTGAACTTCTACATGACAGAACTCAAAGTGGAGCCTGCTGATCTGGAGCTTCTTGCAAAGAACTGTAAATCATTGATTTCTTTGAAGATGAGTGAGTGTGATCTTTCAGATCTGATTGGTTTTCTCCAAACCTCCAAAGGATTGCAAGAATTCGCTGGAGGTGCTTTTTTTGAAGTTGGAGAGTACACCAAGTACGAAAAGGTCAAGTTCCCACCTAGGCTATGTTTCTTGGGGGGTCTTACCTTCATGGGTAAAAATGAGATGCCCGTTATCTTTCCATATTCTGCAATGCTTAAGAAACTGGACTTGCAGTACACTTTCCTCACCACTGAAGATCACTGTCAGCTTATTGCTAAATGCCCCAACCTACTGGTTCTCGAG GTGAGGAATGTGATTGGGGATAGAGGACTAGAAGTTGTTGCTGATACATGCAAGAAGCTACGAAGGCTCAGAATTGAGCGGGGGGATGATGAACCCGGTCAAGAAGAGCAGGGAGGAGTATCTCAGATAGGCTTGACAGCCGTAGCCGTTGGCTGCCGTGAACTGGAGTACATAGCTGCCTATGTATCTGATATCACAAATGGGGCACTGGAATCCATTGGCACTTTCTGCAAGAATCTCTATGACTTCCGGCTTGTTCTACTTGACAAACAGAAGAAAATAGCAGATATGCCACTTGATAACGGCGTCCGTGCTCTATTGAGGAATTGCACCAAACTTCGGAGGTTTGCCTTCTACCTGAGACCGGGAGGGCTTTCAGATGTAGGCCTTGGTTACATTGGACTGTACAGTGGAAACATCCAATACATGCTGCTCGGCAACGTTGGCGAATCTGACAATGGATTGATCCAATTTGCAATGGGATGCACCAACCTGCGGAAGCTCGAGCTGAGGAGCTGCTGCTTCAGCGAGCGAGCTCTGGCAGTTGCCGTGCTCCAGATGCCGTCGCTGAGGTACATATGGGTGCAGGGGTACAGAGCCTCTGAAACGGGCCAGGACCTCATGCTCATGGCCAGGCCGTACTGGAACATTGAATTTGCGCCTCCCTGTCCCGAGAGCACTTATCGGGTGATGGCCGATGGACAGCCTTGTGTTGACACCCATGCCCAGGTTCTTGCGTATTACTCCCTTGCTGGAAGGAGGCCGGACTGTCCTCAGTGGCTGGTTACTTTGCATCCTGCGTGA
- the LOC136459450 gene encoding pentatricopeptide repeat-containing protein At1g28690, mitochondrial-like — MSAQRNSAPTQPCAGSLAPRVPRHLRIVATLAAVAQGLIDASPPLVESQTLHAQLLTSGLTGSADLSVKLLVLHLRCGSLHNARAVFDGMPSPTRAAHNYLVAGYFRRGRPAEALGVVRRLAASTGRLDVFALSMALKLSTALALPCLVAREVHARVLRSIAESDKILFAALVDAYVKSGSLGYARRVHGVMPVRSVVCSTALVVGCMNERLFEDAEAIFEEMEGKDVVAYNAMVEGYSKTEETAEGSLEMFKAMQRAGLRPTVSTFVSVLGACSLLSPELGEQVHCQGMKSGLVFDIKVGSALVDMYAKCGRVEDGRRIFNQMPERNVITWTSMIDGYGKNGRSDEALQLFREMRERRDVRPNHATFLSILSACAHAGLLSQGQEAFQSMESEYLLRPRMEHYACMADLLGRFGSLRQAYDFVRGIPVRPNSDVWAALLGAATLHGDMDMANIASREVFELSRKGRPGAYMAFSNTLAAAGKWDGVHDVREMMKQRGVLKDTACSWVGSKNPPLVD, encoded by the coding sequence ATGTCAGCTCAGAGAAACAGCGCCCCGACCCAGCCGTGCGCTGGTTCGCTGGCACCGCGCGTCCCTCGCCACCTCCGCATCGTCGCCACGCTCGCGGCCGTGGCGCAGGGCCTCATTGACGCGTCCCCGCCGCTTGTCGAGTCGCAGACCCTCCACGCGCAGCTCCTCACGTCGGGACTCACTGGCAGCGCCGACCTCTCCGTCAAGCTCCTCGTGCTGCACCTCCGGTGCGGCTCCCTCCACAACGCCCGCGCCGTGTTCGACGGGATGCCGAGCCCGACCCGCGCCGCGCACAACTACCTCGTCGCAGGATACTTCCGACGGGGCCGCCCAGCGGAGGCGCTCGGGGTCGTGCGGCGGCTCGCGGCGTCCACAGGGCGGCTGGACGTCTTCGCGCTGTCCATGGCGCTGAAGCTGTCTACGGCGCTGGCTCTACCCTGCCTCGTCGCTAGGGAGGTCCACGCGCGCGTGCTGAGGTCCATCGCAGAGTCCGACAAGATCCTATTCGCGGCCCTGGTGGACGCCTACGTGAAGAGCGGGTCACTTGGCTACGCCCGGCGGGTGCACGGCGTGATGCCCGTGCGGAGCGTGGTGTGCTCCACAGCGCTGGTCGTTGGGTGCATGAATGAAAGGCTGTTTGAGGACGCCGAGGCGATATTCGAGGAGATGGAGGGGAAGGACGTCGTGGCATACAACGCCATGGTGGAGGGGTACAGTAAGACGGAGGAGACTGCGGAGGGCTCGCTCGAGATGTTCAAGGCGATGCAGCGAGCAGGGCTTCGTCCCACGGTATCGACATTTGTGAGCGTGCTCGGGGCCTGCTCGCTCTTGTCGCCGGAGCTCGGCGAGCAGGTGCATTGCCAGGGGATGAAGAGCGGCCTAGTCTTTGACATCAAAGTGGGAAGCGCTCTGGTCGACATGTATGCCAAGTGTGGCCGGGTGGAAGACGGCCgtaggatcttcaaccagatgCCAGAGAGGAATGTGATCACCTGGACTTCGATGATCGACGGGTATGGGAAGAACGGCCGCTCTGACGAGGCCCTCCAGCTGTTTCGCGAAATGCGAGAGCGGCGAGATGTGAGGCCGAACCACGCCACCTTCTTGAGCATTTTGTCGGCCTGCGCACACGCTGGGCTGCTGTCTCAGGGCCAGGAGGCTTTCCAGAGCATGGAGAGTGAGTACTTGTTGCGGCCGCGGATGGAACACTATGCATGCATGGCGGACTTGCTGGGTAGATTCGGAAGCTTGCGGCAGGCCTATGATTTTGTCCGAGGTATACCTGTGAGGCCAAACTCTGATGTGTGGGCCGCGCTGCTCGGGGCGGCTACACTGCACGGGGATATGGACATGGCCAACATTGCGTCGAGGGAGGTCTTCGAGCTGAGCCGCAAGGGGAGACCGGGCGCCTACATGGCATTCTCCAACACACTTGCGGCAGCTGGGAAGTGGGATGGCGTGCATGACGTTAGGGAGATGATGAAACAACGAGGCGTGCTGAAAGACACTGCCTGTAGCTGGGTTGGCTCGAAGAACCCGCCACTTGTCGACTGA